A region from the Ptychodera flava strain L36383 chromosome 12, AS_Pfla_20210202, whole genome shotgun sequence genome encodes:
- the LOC139144786 gene encoding L-serine dehydratase/L-threonine deaminase-like has product MGSTQDDDVQLHVHTPLIHSRPLSVLTGLTVNLKCENVQPTDTFKIRGVGNLCKKAKANGCKHIVCASGGNAGVAAAYAAQKLGIPCTIIIPESTPKFTAERLRKELGANVEIHGQVWNHAHERGLELAKQPGCTYVHPFDHPDVWEGHESMMVEVQQDLKEKPDVVITSVGGGGLLNGVVQGLQRVGWNDIPVIAMETVGADSYNQAVKAGHLVTLPTISSVAHCLGALRVCERSFENYSKHTIHSEVVKDKEAVSACLRFLDDHRIMVEPACGAALAGIYSNVIPKLQKEGKLKADLKNVVVIVCGGSSISIQQLMQWKEQFGL; this is encoded by the exons ATGGGAAGtactcaagacgatgatgtacAATTGCATGTTCACACGCCGTTGATACACAGCCGTCCTCTGTCAGTACTGACTGGCTTGACTGTGAACTTGAAGTGTGAGAATGTCCAACCAACAGACACCTTCAAAATCAGAGGAGTCGGTAACCTTTGCAAGAAG gCCAAGGCAAATGGCTGCAAACACATTGTTTGTGCATCAG gTGGGAATGCAGGAGTAGCAGCAGCGTATGCAGCTCAAAAGTTGGGAATCCCGTGTACAATCATCATACCTGAGAGCACACCGAAGTTCACCGCTGAGAGACTCAGAAAGGAACTGGGTGCAAACGTAGAAATACATGGTCAG GTTTGGAACCATGCACATGAGAGGGGCTTGGAATTAGCAAAGCAGCCAGGCTGTACTTATGTACATCCATTTGACCATCCAGATGTCTG GGAAGGCCACGAGTCCATGATGGTTGAAGTTCAACAGGATCTGAAAGAGAAACCAGACGTTGTGATTACCTCGGTCGGTGGTGGTGGGTTACTCAATGGCGTCGTCCAGGGATTACAGAGAGTAGGATGGAATGATATTCCTGTCATCGCCATGGAAACAGTCGGTGCTGATTCATACAACCAAGCAGTCAAAGCTGGTCATTTGGTGACTTTACCAACCATATCCAG TGTCGCTCATTGTCTTGGAGCCTTGCGTGTTTGTGAAAGAAGTTTTGAGAATTACAGTAAGCATACCATTCACTCTGAAGTGGTCAAGGACAAAGAGGCAGTGTCTGCTTGTCTCAGGTTTTTAG ATGACCATCGCATCATGGTGGAACCTGCCTGCGGTGCTGCCCTGGCCGGTATCTATAGCAACGTGATACCGAAACTACAGAAGGAAGGCAAGCTGAAAGCAGATTTGAAGAACGTAGTTGTCATTGTCTGTGGTGGAAGCAGTATCAGCATTCAACAGCTGATGCAGTGGAAAGAACAGTTTGGGTTGTGA